From Candidatus Manganitrophus morganii, the proteins below share one genomic window:
- a CDS encoding sulfite oxidase-like oxidoreductase: MSENFFSRGFRGRRKSELSERLPPGQYLERDFPVLSAGPTPQTPLANWDFSIVGEVDQPKRWTWDEFHTLPRETITLDIHCVTKWSKLDTRWEGVSLETLLAQVATAANYVIAFCDGGYTTNLPLEEVTEGKAWVVDTYEGEPLAPEHGGPARLLVPHLYFWKSAKWVRGLRLIDEDEPGFWESLGYNNHGDPWKEERYWGD; the protein is encoded by the coding sequence ATGAGTGAAAATTTCTTCTCACGCGGTTTTCGCGGTCGCCGGAAGAGTGAGCTCAGCGAAAGACTCCCGCCGGGACAATATCTTGAGCGTGACTTTCCCGTCCTTTCGGCAGGGCCGACCCCGCAGACGCCTCTCGCGAACTGGGATTTCTCCATTGTCGGGGAGGTCGATCAACCAAAACGCTGGACCTGGGATGAATTTCATACGCTCCCACGCGAGACGATCACCCTGGACATTCACTGTGTGACCAAGTGGTCGAAGCTCGACACGCGCTGGGAAGGGGTCTCCCTGGAGACCCTGCTCGCGCAGGTCGCCACGGCGGCCAATTACGTGATCGCCTTCTGTGATGGGGGCTATACCACCAATCTGCCGCTGGAAGAAGTGACGGAAGGGAAGGCTTGGGTCGTCGATACCTATGAAGGCGAACCCCTCGCGCCTGAACACGGCGGCCCGGCCCGTTTGCTGGTTCCCCATCTCTACTTTTGGAAGAGCGCCAAGTGGGTGCGCGGCTTGCGTCTGATCGACGAAGATGAGCCCGGTTTCTGGGAGTCGCTCGGCTACAACAATCACGGTGATCCATGGAAAGAAGAACGCTACTGGGGCGACTGA
- a CDS encoding ferredoxin reductase, whose translation MERRTLLGRLIWQLGEVVATQPETARTKSITLNLPGWSGHRAGQHVDVRLTAEDGYQAQRSYSIASSPEEAPRVTLTVERLDDGEVSPYLTEELRVGDKLELRGPIGGYFVWEAEMGGPLLLVAGGSGIVPLMAMLRHRSAAESTVATRLLYSSRSLEDVIYRDELDRLMKRSTMLEVAQTLTRAHPPGWTGYSRRIDLQMLREVAWPVAQRPLTFICGPTPFVETAAAILVELGHEPARIKTERFGPTGEKHDGE comes from the coding sequence ATGGAAAGAAGAACGCTACTGGGGCGACTGATCTGGCAACTCGGCGAGGTGGTCGCCACACAGCCGGAAACCGCCCGGACGAAGAGCATTACATTGAATCTCCCCGGCTGGAGCGGGCATCGGGCCGGGCAGCACGTCGACGTGCGGCTCACGGCGGAAGACGGCTACCAGGCCCAGCGCAGCTATTCCATCGCCTCTTCACCCGAGGAGGCGCCACGGGTGACGCTCACCGTCGAACGGCTCGATGACGGCGAGGTGTCCCCCTACCTCACCGAGGAACTGCGCGTCGGCGACAAACTGGAGCTGCGCGGCCCGATCGGGGGCTACTTCGTCTGGGAGGCAGAGATGGGCGGCCCTCTCCTGCTGGTGGCAGGAGGGTCGGGCATCGTCCCCCTGATGGCAATGTTGCGCCACCGGTCCGCTGCGGAGAGCACGGTTGCGACCCGGTTACTCTACTCGTCGCGCTCTCTTGAGGACGTGATCTACCGGGACGAACTCGACCGGTTAATGAAGCGCAGCACGATGCTGGAGGTGGCGCAGACGCTGACGCGCGCGCACCCGCCCGGCTGGACCGGCTATTCCCGCCGGATCGATCTCCAGATGCTGCGTGAGGTGGCCTGGCCGGTGGCGCAGCGTCCGCTGACGTTTATCTGCGGCCCGACCCCCTTCGTCGAAACGGCCGCGGCCATTCTCGTGGAGCTTGGACATGAACCGGCCCGCATCAAGACGGAACGATTTGGACCGACAGGAGAAAAACATGATGGAGAATAA
- a CDS encoding DUF6510 family protein: MENKLDGNAAAGNLEEIFPFEMTLAQATCAGCGANDVIGAAASYMHGMGTIIRCNRCDAALIRVAHIRGRYLLDMRGVCVLQIKEG, translated from the coding sequence ATGGAGAATAAGCTAGACGGCAACGCCGCCGCGGGCAACTTGGAAGAGATCTTCCCCTTTGAAATGACCCTCGCCCAGGCCACCTGCGCGGGCTGTGGCGCCAACGATGTGATCGGTGCGGCCGCCTCCTACATGCACGGGATGGGGACGATCATCCGCTGTAACAGATGTGACGCGGCGCTCATCCGCGTCGCGCATATCAGGGGTCGCTACTTGCTCGATATGCGAGGCGTATGTGTCCTTCAAATAAAAGAAGGGTAA
- a CDS encoding epoxide hydrolase produces the protein MAQTNPRRQSSERAAEKDAIRPFRVNFPDTELAELRKRINATKWPERETVADASQGVQLATMRKLANYWATEYDWRKCEAKLNALPQFITEIDGLEIHFIHVRSKHQNALPLIVTHGWPGSVIEQLKIIDPLTNPTAHSGSESDAFDIVIPSLPGYGFSGKPTTPGWDPIRIARAWIVLMKRLGHTRFVAQGGDWGDPVSEQMAVQAPPELIGIHSNMPAAIPADVARALQFGDPPPSGLSAEERHAYDQLDFFYKNGLGYAIEMKNRPQTLYGIADSPVGLAAWILDHDARSYALIARVFDGQPEGLTRDDVLDNITLYWLTNTAISSARLYWENKLVFFAPMGVAIPVAVSAFPDELYQVPRSWAARVFPNLIHYNKLDKGGHFAAWEQPQLFSEEVRAGFRPLR, from the coding sequence ATGGCCCAAACCAATCCGAGACGACAGAGCAGCGAGCGAGCCGCTGAAAAGGATGCGATTCGCCCGTTTCGTGTGAATTTTCCGGATACGGAGCTTGCCGAATTGCGCAAGCGCATCAACGCGACAAAGTGGCCTGAGCGGGAAACGGTCGCCGATGCCTCGCAAGGGGTACAGCTCGCGACGATGCGCAAGCTCGCGAACTATTGGGCGACCGAATACGATTGGCGCAAGTGCGAGGCGAAGCTGAATGCCCTGCCGCAATTCATCACCGAGATCGATGGGCTGGAGATTCATTTCATCCACGTTCGTTCGAAGCATCAAAATGCCTTGCCGCTCATCGTCACGCACGGATGGCCCGGCTCGGTCATCGAGCAGCTGAAGATCATCGATCCGCTGACGAATCCCACGGCCCATAGCGGGAGTGAATCGGACGCTTTTGACATCGTGATTCCGTCACTGCCGGGTTACGGATTTTCAGGAAAGCCGACGACTCCAGGTTGGGATCCCATCCGGATCGCACGCGCCTGGATCGTGCTGATGAAACGCCTCGGACACACGCGATTTGTGGCCCAGGGCGGCGATTGGGGGGATCCCGTATCGGAGCAGATGGCGGTGCAGGCCCCCCCGGAATTGATCGGCATTCATTCCAACATGCCCGCCGCCATACCCGCCGACGTTGCGAGGGCACTCCAATTCGGCGACCCGCCGCCGTCCGGTCTCTCCGCCGAGGAAAGACACGCGTACGACCAGCTGGACTTTTTTTATAAGAACGGCCTCGGTTATGCCATCGAGATGAAGAACCGCCCACAGACGCTGTACGGGATTGCGGATTCGCCGGTCGGTCTCGCCGCCTGGATACTCGACCACGACGCACGTAGTTACGCGCTCATCGCACGCGTTTTTGACGGTCAGCCTGAAGGCCTTACGCGAGACGATGTCCTCGACAACATCACGCTCTATTGGCTGACGAACACGGCGATCTCTTCGGCGCGTCTGTACTGGGAAAACAAGTTGGTTTTTTTTGCGCCGATGGGAGTTGCAATTCCGGTGGCCGTGAGCGCCTTTCCAGACGAGCTCTATCAAGTCCCGCGGAGTTGGGCAGCGCGCGTGTTTCCCAACCTCATCCATTACAACAAGCTCGACAAAGGCGGGCACTTTGCGGCGTGGGAACAGCCGCAGCTCTTTTCAGAAGAGGTGCGCGCGGGCTTCAGACCATTGCGCTAA
- a CDS encoding NAD-dependent succinate-semialdehyde dehydrogenase, translating into MAIATINPATGKIIKTFAPLTDPQIDEKIGKAEETFRSYRWSSFADRGKWMLQAARILEEEQDRFGRLMTLEMGKPINAAKTEALKCAWACRYYAENGERFLSDIEIKTDATRSSVHFQPLGPILAVMPWNFPFWQVFRFAVPALMAGNVALLKHASNVPQCALAIEEIFTRAGFPAEVFQTLLIGSEEVEHVIDDPRVRAATLTGSIGAGKAIGGEAGRRIKKTVLELGGSDPFIVMPSADLNVAVKTAVQARTINNGQSCIAAKRFIVAESIAEPFERRFVEAMKNLKIGDPMDEQTDIGPLATADQVKILDEQVRRSVSGGARLLTGGKPVGRPGFYYPPTVLTDIPKETPAYREEMFGPVASLFRVANIDEAIDLANDTIFGLGSSVWTNDRAERARFIEEMEAGMVFVNAMVASDPRLPFGGVKQSGYGRELSDFGIREFVNIKTVWIKEGEEGRRSEIE; encoded by the coding sequence ATGGCCATCGCAACCATCAATCCGGCAACAGGAAAAATCATCAAAACCTTTGCCCCGCTGACCGATCCACAGATCGATGAAAAGATCGGAAAGGCCGAAGAGACCTTCCGATCCTATCGCTGGAGTTCCTTCGCCGACCGGGGAAAATGGATGCTTCAGGCCGCCCGAATCCTCGAAGAGGAACAAGATCGGTTCGGGCGGCTGATGACCCTCGAGATGGGAAAACCGATCAACGCCGCCAAAACCGAAGCGCTCAAGTGCGCCTGGGCCTGCCGTTATTATGCCGAAAATGGAGAGCGATTTTTATCCGACATCGAGATCAAGACCGATGCGACCCGAAGCAGTGTTCACTTCCAACCGCTCGGCCCGATTCTCGCCGTCATGCCGTGGAACTTTCCCTTTTGGCAGGTCTTCCGATTTGCCGTCCCCGCCCTGATGGCGGGGAACGTTGCCCTCCTCAAACATGCCTCCAACGTGCCGCAATGCGCTCTCGCGATTGAAGAAATCTTTACGCGCGCCGGATTTCCGGCGGAGGTCTTTCAAACTCTTTTGATCGGATCCGAAGAGGTGGAACATGTGATCGATGATCCGAGGGTCCGCGCCGCGACATTGACAGGGAGCATCGGCGCGGGAAAGGCGATCGGAGGAGAAGCCGGAAGGCGGATTAAGAAAACGGTCCTCGAATTGGGCGGAAGCGATCCCTTCATCGTCATGCCGAGCGCCGACCTTAATGTAGCGGTCAAGACGGCCGTCCAGGCCAGGACGATCAACAACGGCCAATCGTGCATCGCCGCAAAGCGATTCATCGTGGCGGAGTCGATCGCGGAACCATTTGAGCGGCGATTTGTTGAGGCGATGAAAAATCTAAAGATCGGCGATCCGATGGATGAGCAGACCGACATCGGTCCGCTCGCCACGGCCGATCAGGTAAAGATATTGGATGAACAGGTACGAAGAAGCGTGTCCGGAGGCGCCCGGCTTCTGACTGGAGGAAAACCGGTCGGTCGCCCCGGATTTTATTATCCGCCGACGGTTCTCACCGACATTCCGAAAGAAACACCGGCTTATCGCGAAGAAATGTTCGGTCCGGTCGCTTCGCTCTTCCGTGTCGCAAATATCGATGAAGCGATTGATCTCGCAAACGATACCATCTTCGGCCTCGGCAGCAGCGTCTGGACGAACGATCGCGCGGAACGGGCCCGCTTCATCGAAGAGATGGAGGCGGGAATGGTCTTTGTCAATGCAATGGTCGCCTCCGACCCCCGTCTTCCCTTCGGCGGGGTGAAGCAGTCCGGTTATGGAAGAGAACTGAGCGACTTCGGAATCCGGGAATTCGTCAACATCAAAACGGTCTGGATCAAAGAGGGAGAAGAAGGACGGAGAAGTGAGATCGAGTAG
- a CDS encoding DoxX family protein, with protein sequence MKGLFQTDDSWSNFILRVMMGLIMFPHGAQKLLGWYGGFGFSGTMGFFTEKMGLPWIIAFLIIMGESIGALMLIGGVLTRFVAASLAVIMVGAIWLVHLPTGFFMNWFGKQSGEGYEFHLLVITICAALVLCGGGKWSVDKVIAEKLEK encoded by the coding sequence ATGAAAGGACTCTTTCAAACCGATGATTCTTGGTCGAACTTCATCTTGCGGGTCATGATGGGTCTGATCATGTTTCCGCACGGGGCTCAAAAGTTGTTGGGATGGTACGGCGGATTCGGGTTTTCCGGAACGATGGGTTTCTTTACGGAGAAGATGGGGCTTCCGTGGATCATCGCTTTTCTCATCATCATGGGAGAATCGATCGGCGCCCTGATGTTGATCGGCGGCGTCCTGACCCGGTTTGTGGCGGCGAGCCTCGCGGTGATCATGGTCGGCGCGATTTGGTTGGTTCATTTGCCGACCGGCTTCTTCATGAATTGGTTCGGGAAGCAATCGGGGGAGGGATATGAGTTCCATCTCCTCGTCATTACCATCTGTGCCGCGTTGGTCCTCTGCGGCGGGGGAAAGTGGTCGGTAGACAAGGTGATTGCGGAGAAGCTGGAGAAATAA
- a CDS encoding MarR family transcriptional regulator: protein MSPAPKDPGDEPYLKVLRPLVEAFYAFLSKDDRHIRSLGLTLSQFDVIATLGDTQGMTCKQLSEETLVTKGTLTGVLDRLEEKGLIERVFSEEDRRVTMIRLTRQGEKKFKEVFPAHIYYIKPFFERALSPAEMKTLRGLLLRLKESFERDEGNIIKGGKK, encoded by the coding sequence ATGAGCCCTGCGCCGAAAGATCCCGGAGATGAGCCTTACCTGAAAGTGCTGCGGCCGCTGGTCGAGGCGTTTTACGCCTTTCTCTCGAAGGATGATCGCCATATCCGCTCCCTGGGACTCACCCTTTCCCAGTTCGACGTGATCGCCACTTTAGGGGACACCCAAGGCATGACCTGCAAACAGCTGTCGGAGGAGACGCTGGTCACCAAGGGGACGTTGACCGGGGTCTTGGACCGGCTAGAAGAGAAAGGCCTGATCGAGCGGGTTTTTTCTGAAGAAGACCGCCGCGTGACGATGATCCGCCTGACCCGACAAGGGGAAAAGAAATTCAAAGAGGTCTTCCCGGCCCATATTTATTACATCAAACCGTTCTTCGAACGGGCCCTCTCTCCCGCCGAAATGAAGACGCTGCGGGGGCTTCTGCTTCGTCTGAAGGAAAGTTTCGAGCGGGATGAGGGAAACATCATCAAAGGAGGAAAAAAATGA
- a CDS encoding autotransporter assembly complex protein TamA, whose amino-acid sequence MNPILPRPARVETERHLRLAVILLISFFWLPLAAWGEEKITVEIEGVEGVLLENVQAYLSLEEPPSPLTESTLRRFYRQAPEEIHQALQALGYYQPRIDSELTRAEERWVARFKIDPGPPVRVARIDLTVTGEGKGDPAFDELLAEIPLREGEPFHHGEYERTKEMLQNLAAERGYFDARFITHRAAVDLVKNEAAVEIDFDTGSRYRLGEVRFKQEEPAFDPRFLARFVPFEPGEPYHADQILALNGLLVNSAYFSRVDLRPLREEAADHTVPIEVTAIARKQYALSIGLGYGTDTGPRAILGWGNHRVNEWGHRFNSELELSVLRQSLTADYQIPLRRPATDKVDLQAGIQREETETAESRLGKIGVSHSVLRGRRWIETRFINYQTETFEVGGEVGHSRLILPGVTWTRTLADGSLNPRRGSRVSVTVRGTDEVLFSDIRLLQSEVRAKIIRPVRSSGRILLRGELGWTSVSNFDDLPVSLRFFAGGDRSIRGYGYNTLGPENESGEVIGGRYLATGSVEYDYRIAEQWGVALFYDIGNAANDWDLNPQDSVGIGGRWYSPVGPIRVDLAYALDRPGFALRVHINMGPDL is encoded by the coding sequence TTGAACCCTATACTCCCCCGCCCGGCGCGGGTCGAGACCGAACGGCACCTTCGCCTCGCCGTCATCCTCCTCATTTCTTTCTTCTGGCTTCCCTTGGCTGCATGGGGTGAAGAGAAGATCACGGTCGAGATCGAAGGGGTTGAAGGGGTGCTACTTGAGAATGTTCAAGCCTATTTGAGCCTTGAAGAACCTCCTTCCCCCCTCACCGAATCGACCCTCCGGCGCTTCTACCGCCAGGCGCCGGAGGAGATCCATCAGGCCCTTCAGGCGCTCGGCTACTATCAACCCCGGATCGACTCCGAGCTGACCCGCGCCGAAGAGCGCTGGGTCGCCCGGTTCAAGATCGATCCCGGCCCGCCGGTCCGTGTCGCTCGAATCGATCTCACCGTCACCGGCGAGGGGAAAGGCGATCCCGCCTTCGACGAGCTTCTGGCTGAGATTCCGCTCCGGGAAGGAGAACCGTTTCACCACGGAGAATACGAACGGACAAAAGAGATGCTTCAAAATCTCGCGGCGGAGCGGGGCTACTTCGATGCGCGCTTCATTACCCACCGGGCGGCCGTCGATCTCGTGAAAAACGAGGCCGCCGTGGAGATCGATTTCGACACGGGATCGCGCTACCGCCTCGGAGAGGTCCGTTTTAAACAAGAGGAGCCGGCATTCGATCCCCGCTTCCTCGCCCGTTTCGTCCCTTTCGAGCCGGGAGAACCCTACCATGCCGATCAGATCCTCGCCCTCAACGGCCTTCTGGTCAACAGCGCCTATTTTTCCCGGGTCGATCTGCGGCCGCTTCGAGAAGAAGCGGCCGATCACACGGTGCCGATTGAAGTGACCGCGATCGCGCGGAAACAATATGCGCTCTCGATCGGGCTCGGCTACGGCACCGACACGGGACCCCGCGCGATCCTGGGTTGGGGTAACCACCGGGTCAACGAATGGGGCCACCGCTTCAACTCGGAGTTGGAGCTCTCCGTTCTCCGACAAAGCCTGACCGCCGATTATCAAATTCCGCTCCGGCGGCCGGCGACCGACAAGGTCGATCTACAGGCCGGCATCCAACGGGAGGAGACCGAGACAGCCGAGTCCCGTCTCGGAAAAATCGGGGTGAGCCACAGCGTTCTGCGGGGAAGACGCTGGATCGAGACCCGCTTCATCAATTATCAAACGGAAACATTCGAAGTCGGCGGGGAGGTGGGACACTCCCGGCTCATTTTGCCAGGGGTCACCTGGACCCGCACCCTCGCCGACGGCAGCCTGAATCCCCGCCGCGGGAGTCGCGTCTCCGTCACCGTCCGGGGGACCGACGAGGTCCTCTTTTCCGACATCCGCCTGCTTCAATCGGAAGTGCGCGCGAAGATCATCCGGCCCGTCCGATCGTCGGGCCGAATCCTCCTTCGCGGAGAGCTCGGATGGACCTCCGTTTCCAACTTCGACGATCTTCCCGTCTCCCTCCGTTTCTTCGCGGGAGGAGATCGGAGCATCCGCGGCTATGGCTACAACACCCTGGGACCCGAAAACGAATCGGGCGAGGTGATCGGAGGACGTTACCTCGCGACCGGAAGCGTGGAGTATGACTATCGAATCGCGGAGCAGTGGGGGGTCGCTCTTTTTTACGATATCGGCAACGCCGCGAACGATTGGGATCTCAATCCTCAAGACAGCGTCGGCATCGGGGGCCGGTGGTATTCGCCCGTCGGACCGATTCGGGTCGATCTCGCCTATGCCCTTGATCGGCCGGGCTTCGCCTTGCGGGTCCACATCAACATGGGGCCCGATCTATGA